GGATGCCCAAGAACAACGTCCTCCAAGGCAAAGGTGGACAATCTATGCCCTGCCACGTTTATAACGTCATCGTCACGCGCCGTTACGTAAACGAATCCAAACTCATCGATATACCCGGCATCCATCGTGTCGTAAAACCCCTGACGATTTGTCAAACATATAAAGTTACGAAAGTAACAATTAAGTGAGAAGGGTAcaagaagaatattttcagcTTATTGTTAACGACGAGAAAACCTCTCGACTCACCGGATACTTTGAGAAATAAGTTTGCCTGAACCGTTCCGGGGCCAAATATAAATTCGACATCGTACCAGGTGGCAAAGGCAACTTGATCACAATTCTTCCAAGCTCGTTTGGAACGGCGAGGCTTCCGTCTTCCCGCAAAACTTTAACTGGGATCaagaattaatataattaagcATACAATATAACCGACGGAccaaaatcatttaaaaatcagtaaaaatcAATGTACCATTGTAACCAATGTCATTTACAGACCATTAAAAATCAATGCACCATTGTAAccaaaatcatttaaaaatcattaaaaatcaatgtacCATTGTAACCGGCAAACGGCATCCCTGCCGTATACGGAGGCAGATCTCGATTGTGACCTAAGCCTAGACAGGGGGCGGTAATCGCGTGCCCGGTCTCAGTTTGCCACCAGTGATTAAATATAGGAACTTTGAAGACGTTTTCCGCCCACGTTTTCGTCTCGAGGTCGCAATGCTCACCCGCTATAAATATTGTCTTGAGCCTGGAACGGTcggttgaaattgaaatttaataaaatcaaagagGTACGAAGAGAGACATGCCGACACTTACGATTTGGTAGAATATTTCTTTCCCAGGGATGCGTCGGGATCAACTCTCCTCAAGACCCGAAAGGCGGTTGGCACGGTGAACAAGGCATTGACCCGGTGCTCCTCGATTATTCTGAAATGACGCATTGTTTCATCGTGGGTCATAGAATTATCAATACTGTGTTTGGTTTTAAATTCATTGCGAACCTGAAGTATTGGCTGGCGTCCGGTGTCCTGTCCGGCTTTCCTTCGTACATGACGCTGGTTATGCCGGCCAAAAGAGGACCGTAACATATGTAAGAATGGCCAACGACCCAGCCCATGTCCGAGGCTGCCCACCACACCGAATTCTCGTCAGTTCCATAAATGGCTTTCATGGTCCAAACAAGTGACGCAATGTGACCACCTATGGGTCTTTGAATTCCCTTCGGTTTGTCTACGCGTAAAAATTGACGGACTTAACTTAACTGCTTTGTTACGAATACGTTACCGAAATCGGCACGCGCCGTGCTTTCTAGCATTGTTAGTAGTTTTCCTTACCCGTGGTTCCGGAGGTATACAATACGTAGAGTGTCTCGTTGGCTTCGACGGAAACGCACGGATGAGGTTTACTGTTTTTTAGCGCCAAATCCCAGTCTATATCCTCGCGGGACAAGGGGGACTCCCAAACGTTACGTCTCTGGTAAATGATACTCTTGGGTTTCTCCACGGTAACCAGGTCCATGGCTTCGCTCAGTATGCCGGTGTATCTGTTATCCAATTCGCCACGTGTGCATATCAAAACAGAAATATGTGCAACCTGTATCCGTACACAATTCAACATGGTGTCCAGTAAAAAATCCGTGATAAATTCAAGGACACTTCCAAGACCACCGGACACCATGTTCGAACACTGCACGATATCAGCGACTCAAGTATTGCCGTAAAGAAGCACCTACTTTATAAGTTTGTTCGGTTCCAACCCACAGCTCGCAGATATTATCACTTTTGGTTCCGCGTGATCGATTCTGGTTGCCAGTTCCCTCGCAGCGAATCCTGCAATTATTCATTCCAGAAAATTGTTGCTCAGTTGTCTGACAACAGTGGTAACAGACTCGCATTCGGCATTGCAAAACTAATCGTAAGAGTCTGTCAGCTTACCACCGAAGACAACGGAGTGTATAGCGCCGAGCCTGGCGGTGGCCAAGATGGCCATGACGGTCTCGGGTATGAGAGGCATGTAAATGACGACCCTGTCGCCCCTGCGGACACCGAGATCGGCGAGGACCCCGGCGAGCAGAGAGACCTTGTCGAGGAGTTCGCTGTAGGTGACACTGCGGACGGTCGAGGTCTGCGGACTGTCGTGTATCAGGGCGACTTTGTCCCCGCGACCAGCAGCGACGTGCCGGTCGACGGCGTTGTGGCAGGCGTTTATCTCGCCGCCGACGTACCTGCGGGCGTGGGTGTTTAACGAATGTGAAACGAAAGGGGAGGATTACGCGGGAGGGCGCAGCTAATCGGCTCACCACTTGGTGTGGGGTGAATTCGAGTCGTCGAGGACCTTTTCCCACGGCTTGCTCCATTCAACGTATTGGGCTATTTCCGACCAGAATTCCTCGGGCTGGTCAATCGATCGTCTGATTACGTCTTCGTACACCGGGTACGAGTAAGGGTTCTCGTTTACGATATGACCTGcaaagttgaaatttcaccTTTTTACTATGTTAACAATGGCCTGGCAGAGGGGCGAACCGGACGATCGTCGATCGTACCATACAAGGGGTTAATCACCTGTGAAATCTGGTGTACACTCTTTCGGAAATCTTGTGAAATCTCTTggaatcttttgaaatttgttgaaatcttttgaaattctgatATCTTCTTTTGAAAAACCCCTTTGAAATCCCATGAAGTCTCTTGTAAATCTTTTTTAATCTCTGAAATCTTTTAAAAGCTTTGAAAACCCTTTGAAATTAGGCGTACGTCAAACGGACGAGTGATTAACCCCTCGGTACCATAGGCATGgtacactgttaaaaatgttCGTAAATTTGCTACACATTTACTGCACAAAATTCTAgtaagagtaaaaatttggtatttgaaagtaaattactCAACATTCTCATTGAATATGCAATcagttttcttaatttttgttcctgcttagaaaaacagaaaaacgtattttgaatttattaaattgcTGTGgtaaatttgttatatttgtatatttactGTACTTTTACTGTACGGCATTTGGAATCTACTAAACATGGTGCTGAAATTACCAGAcacatgtacaaaaaaattcgattagaactgttaaaattaaaaatatattgcgGCAAATGCAATCGATGTGcatctttattcattttgcTCTACAATTAGTCTGATTTCGagctttttaaaattgaattcctAAATATCGAACGCActttatttgaaaagttttttaacCAGATttagaaattacaaaattttctgcTGGATTTACTCAACTTGTGcaggtataaattttatacgaaaTCCCTGTCAGTATCAGATGCAAGCAATGCCCAAAAATTTACCATGtaaatt
This region of Neodiprion fabricii isolate iyNeoFabr1 chromosome 7, iyNeoFabr1.1, whole genome shotgun sequence genomic DNA includes:
- the LOC124186864 gene encoding acyl-CoA synthetase short-chain family member 3, mitochondrial isoform X4 — its product is MYRKHYSGHIVNENPYSYPVYEDVIRRSIDQPEEFWSEIAQYVEWSKPWEKVLDDSNSPHTKWYVGGEINACHNAVDRHVAAGRGDKVALIHDSPQTSTVRSVTYSELLDKVSLLAGVLADLGVRRGDRVVIYMPLIPETVMAILATARLGAIHSVVFGGFAARELATRIDHAEPKVIISASCGLEPNKLIKYTGILSEAMDLVTVEKPKSIIYQRRNVWESPLSREDIDWDLALKNSKPHPCVSVEANETLYVLYTSGTTDKPKGIQRPIGGHIASLVWTMKAIYGTDENSVWWAASDMGWVVGHSYICYGPLLAGITSVMYEGKPDRTPDASQYFRIIEEHRVNALFTVPTAFRVLRRVDPDASLGKKYSTKSLKTIFIAGEHCDLETKTWAENVFKVPIFNHWWQTETGHAITAPCLGLGHNRDLPPYTAGMPFAGYNVKVLREDGSLAVPNELGRIVIKLPLPPGTMSNLYLAPERFRQTYFSKYPGFYDTMDAGYIDEFGFVYVTARDDDVINVAGHRLSTFALEDVVLGHPDVVDAAVVGVPESTKGEIPLCLYVLRGDDVKNEEKVNLELIARVRKLIGPIAAFKLAASVEALPKTRSGKTCRKSIADLARSMRIQIPSTIEDPTAYTGIIMALQKLGYAKNAPDPEL
- the LOC124186864 gene encoding acyl-CoA synthetase short-chain family member 3, mitochondrial isoform X5 produces the protein MRMLSHIVNENPYSYPVYEDVIRRSIDQPEEFWSEIAQYVEWSKPWEKVLDDSNSPHTKWYVGGEINACHNAVDRHVAAGRGDKVALIHDSPQTSTVRSVTYSELLDKVSLLAGVLADLGVRRGDRVVIYMPLIPETVMAILATARLGAIHSVVFGGFAARELATRIDHAEPKVIISASCGLEPNKLIKYTGILSEAMDLVTVEKPKSIIYQRRNVWESPLSREDIDWDLALKNSKPHPCVSVEANETLYVLYTSGTTDKPKGIQRPIGGHIASLVWTMKAIYGTDENSVWWAASDMGWVVGHSYICYGPLLAGITSVMYEGKPDRTPDASQYFRIIEEHRVNALFTVPTAFRVLRRVDPDASLGKKYSTKSLKTIFIAGEHCDLETKTWAENVFKVPIFNHWWQTETGHAITAPCLGLGHNRDLPPYTAGMPFAGYNVKVLREDGSLAVPNELGRIVIKLPLPPGTMSNLYLAPERFRQTYFSKYPGFYDTMDAGYIDEFGFVYVTARDDDVINVAGHRLSTFALEDVVLGHPDVVDAAVVGVPESTKGEIPLCLYVLRGDDVKNEEKVNLELIARVRKLIGPIAAFKLAASVEALPKTRSGKTCRKSIADLARSMRIQIPSTIEDPTAYTGIIMALQKLGYAKNAPDPEL
- the LOC124186864 gene encoding acyl-CoA synthetase short-chain family member 3, mitochondrial isoform X1; amino-acid sequence: MGFQRGFSKEDIRISKDFNKFQKIPRDFTRFPKECTPDFTGHIVNENPYSYPVYEDVIRRSIDQPEEFWSEIAQYVEWSKPWEKVLDDSNSPHTKWYVGGEINACHNAVDRHVAAGRGDKVALIHDSPQTSTVRSVTYSELLDKVSLLAGVLADLGVRRGDRVVIYMPLIPETVMAILATARLGAIHSVVFGGFAARELATRIDHAEPKVIISASCGLEPNKLIKYTGILSEAMDLVTVEKPKSIIYQRRNVWESPLSREDIDWDLALKNSKPHPCVSVEANETLYVLYTSGTTDKPKGIQRPIGGHIASLVWTMKAIYGTDENSVWWAASDMGWVVGHSYICYGPLLAGITSVMYEGKPDRTPDASQYFRIIEEHRVNALFTVPTAFRVLRRVDPDASLGKKYSTKSLKTIFIAGEHCDLETKTWAENVFKVPIFNHWWQTETGHAITAPCLGLGHNRDLPPYTAGMPFAGYNVKVLREDGSLAVPNELGRIVIKLPLPPGTMSNLYLAPERFRQTYFSKYPGFYDTMDAGYIDEFGFVYVTARDDDVINVAGHRLSTFALEDVVLGHPDVVDAAVVGVPESTKGEIPLCLYVLRGDDVKNEEKVNLELIARVRKLIGPIAAFKLAASVEALPKTRSGKTCRKSIADLARSMRIQIPSTIEDPTAYTGIIMALQKLGYAKNAPDPEL
- the LOC124186864 gene encoding acyl-CoA synthetase short-chain family member 3, mitochondrial isoform X2, translating into MMLGEVNGEFVHPRVEEAAKTPFQSHVKAHRVVNGDSHIVNENPYSYPVYEDVIRRSIDQPEEFWSEIAQYVEWSKPWEKVLDDSNSPHTKWYVGGEINACHNAVDRHVAAGRGDKVALIHDSPQTSTVRSVTYSELLDKVSLLAGVLADLGVRRGDRVVIYMPLIPETVMAILATARLGAIHSVVFGGFAARELATRIDHAEPKVIISASCGLEPNKLIKYTGILSEAMDLVTVEKPKSIIYQRRNVWESPLSREDIDWDLALKNSKPHPCVSVEANETLYVLYTSGTTDKPKGIQRPIGGHIASLVWTMKAIYGTDENSVWWAASDMGWVVGHSYICYGPLLAGITSVMYEGKPDRTPDASQYFRIIEEHRVNALFTVPTAFRVLRRVDPDASLGKKYSTKSLKTIFIAGEHCDLETKTWAENVFKVPIFNHWWQTETGHAITAPCLGLGHNRDLPPYTAGMPFAGYNVKVLREDGSLAVPNELGRIVIKLPLPPGTMSNLYLAPERFRQTYFSKYPGFYDTMDAGYIDEFGFVYVTARDDDVINVAGHRLSTFALEDVVLGHPDVVDAAVVGVPESTKGEIPLCLYVLRGDDVKNEEKVNLELIARVRKLIGPIAAFKLAASVEALPKTRSGKTCRKSIADLARSMRIQIPSTIEDPTAYTGIIMALQKLGYAKNAPDPEL
- the LOC124186864 gene encoding acyl-CoA synthetase short-chain family member 3, mitochondrial isoform X3; translation: MRRMDAGAAGRLGSHIVNENPYSYPVYEDVIRRSIDQPEEFWSEIAQYVEWSKPWEKVLDDSNSPHTKWYVGGEINACHNAVDRHVAAGRGDKVALIHDSPQTSTVRSVTYSELLDKVSLLAGVLADLGVRRGDRVVIYMPLIPETVMAILATARLGAIHSVVFGGFAARELATRIDHAEPKVIISASCGLEPNKLIKYTGILSEAMDLVTVEKPKSIIYQRRNVWESPLSREDIDWDLALKNSKPHPCVSVEANETLYVLYTSGTTDKPKGIQRPIGGHIASLVWTMKAIYGTDENSVWWAASDMGWVVGHSYICYGPLLAGITSVMYEGKPDRTPDASQYFRIIEEHRVNALFTVPTAFRVLRRVDPDASLGKKYSTKSLKTIFIAGEHCDLETKTWAENVFKVPIFNHWWQTETGHAITAPCLGLGHNRDLPPYTAGMPFAGYNVKVLREDGSLAVPNELGRIVIKLPLPPGTMSNLYLAPERFRQTYFSKYPGFYDTMDAGYIDEFGFVYVTARDDDVINVAGHRLSTFALEDVVLGHPDVVDAAVVGVPESTKGEIPLCLYVLRGDDVKNEEKVNLELIARVRKLIGPIAAFKLAASVEALPKTRSGKTCRKSIADLARSMRIQIPSTIEDPTAYTGIIMALQKLGYAKNAPDPEL